The Candidatus Thermoplasmatota archaeon region CTGCACCCCGGTATATTATTTTTTTAGTCACGCCAGCTCACATCCACCATATCTGTTCTAAAGTATTGGTCTATAACAGTCTCCTCTATACTCATCCTTACCCCGCTTTTGTACATCAATAAACCAAGCCACGCTATCATAGCACCATTATCGATGCATAAATCTTTTGATGGAACAAAAAAACGTGCACCCCTTTCCTTGGCCATAGTGTTAACCATATCCTGAAGACGTTTATTAGCAGCAACACCACCACCAAGAAGCACCTCATACTTATCTGTGTGCGCCATAGCCCTCTCTGTAACCTCTGTCAAAGCAGCAAAAGTAGTTTCCTGTATAGAGTAACATATATCCTCAACTTTTTCCCCGTTTTTGTAATATTGTTCTGCTGCTGTTAACAAACCTGAGAAAGCAAGGTCCATACCCTTTATAGAATAAGGTAAATCAAGGTATTGTTTACCGTTTTTTGCAAAATCCTCAATCTTTGGTCCACATGGGAAATCCAAACCAATGGTTCTACCAAATTTATCAAGACAGTTACCAATACCTATATCCAGGGTTTCACCAAAAACACGGTATTTACCCTCTGCAAAAGCTATAACCTGCGTGTTAGCACCAGATGTATAAAGCAAGACA contains the following coding sequences:
- a CDS encoding bifunctional N(6)-L-threonylcarbamoyladenine synthase/serine/threonine protein kinase — protein: MICLGVEGTAHTIGIGIVEDIRGKCKVLSNVIKIYRPKKGGIHPREAANHHAEYVADLIKESIKKSGVNFDDVDLISFSKGPGLGPCLRTAATAARALSLSLDKPIVGVNHCVAHLEIGRGTLAGCKDPVLLYTSGANTQVIAFAEGKYRVFGETLDIGIGNCLDKFGRTIGLDFPCGPKIEDFAKNGKQYLDLPYSIKGMDLAFSGLLTAAEQYYKNGEKVEDICYSIQETTFAALTEVTERAMAHTDKYEVLLGGGVAANKRLQDMVNTMAKERGARFFVPSKDLCIDNGAMIAWLGLLMYKSGVRMSIEETVIDQYFRTDMVDVSWRD